A single region of the Micropterus dolomieu isolate WLL.071019.BEF.003 ecotype Adirondacks linkage group LG02, ASM2129224v1, whole genome shotgun sequence genome encodes:
- the LOC123985924 gene encoding carbohydrate sulfotransferase 12-like: MGTSRMFRIFVVLGSAFMILLIIIYWDDVGASHLYLHTPVSPGPKIPQPPPPQQRPQTSRTPSFLSDIDAFVNQFLEPGTGEPTDPAPADTNQSEKAEERYIPRREWKIHLAPVAAELRERQEQRRRLLQEMCANDSVVFPGKNRSFDDIPNKDLDHLIVDDRHGIIYCYVPKVACSNWKRIMIILSESLLRDGVPQSDPLAIPRDLVHNSSMHFTFNKFWKRYGKFAKHLMKVKLKKYTKFLFVRDPFVRLISAYRNKFELPNEEFYRRFAQIMLRRYANQPTPPASVDEAFAVGIHPSFSHFIQYLLDPQTEKEMPFNEHWRQVYRLCHPCQIQYDFVGHLETAEEDAEHLLRQLRVDNVVEFPTSHRNLTASSWETDWFSTVPVEARRELYKLYEPDFRLFGYDRPDSILNE, from the exons ATGGGAACGTCCAGGATGTTCCGCATTTTTGTCGTCCTGGGCTCGGCCTTCATGATCCTCCTGATCATTATCTACTGGGATGACGTCGGAGCGTCTCACCTGTATTTGCACACTCCTGTGTCACCGGGACCCAAAATCCCACAACCCCCACCTCCCCAGCAGCGGCCCCAAACCTCCCGAACCCCGTCCTTCCTGTCCGACATCGATGCCTTCGTTAACCAGTTCTTAGAGCCGGGAACTGGTGAGCCCACAGACCCCGCCCCAGCAGACACTAACCAATCAGAGAAAGCAGAAGAACGGTATATACCGCGGCGGGAGTGGAAGATTCACCTGGCTCCTGTAGCAGCAGAGCTCCGTGAGAGACAG GAGCAGCGGCGGAGGTTACTTCAGGAGATGTGCGCTAATGACAGCGTGGTGTTTCCTGGCAAAAATCGTTCGTTTGATGACATTCCCAACAAGGACCTGGATCACCTTATTGTGGATGACAGGCATGGCATTATCTACTGCTATGTTCCCAAG GTAGCGTGCAGTAACTGGAAGCGCATCATGATAATCCTCAGTGAAAGCCTCCTGCGGGATGGTGTTCCCCAGAGTGACCCGTTGGCCATCCCCAGGGACCTGGTCCACAACAGCAGCATGCACTTTACCTTCAACAAGTTCTGGAAGCGTTACGGCAAGTTTGCAAAGCACCTAATGAAG GTGAAGCTGAAGAAGTACACCAAGTTTCTTTTCGTGCGGGACCCCTTTGTGCGCCTCATCTCTGCCTACCGGAATAAATTTGAGCTACCCAATGAGGAGTTCTATCGCCGCTTTGCACAGATCATGCTGCGCCGCTATGCCAACCAGCCGACACCTCCTGCTTCTGTGGACGAGGCGTTCGCGGTGGGTATCCATCCCTCCTTCTCCCACTTCATCCAGTACCTCCTGGACCctcagacagagaaggagatgCCCTTTAATGAGCACTGGAGGCAGGTGTATCGGCTTTGTCATCCATGCCAGATTCAGTATGACTTTGTGGGCCACCTGGAGACGGCAGAGGAGGACGCCGAGCACCTCCTGCGCCAGCTGCGGGTGGACAATGTGGTGGAGTTCCCCACCTCCCACAGAAACctcacagccagcagctgggAGACCGATTGGTTCAGCACAGTGCCTGTGGAGGCTCGGAGAGAACTCTACAAGCTGTATGAACCTGACTTCAGGCTCTTTGGCTACGACAGACCAGACTCGATCCTCAATGAGTGA